Proteins encoded together in one Bosea sp. (in: a-proteobacteria) window:
- a CDS encoding SURF1 family protein, which produces MSGLCLCAALFAGLGLWQLERRSWKLDLIARVEARIHAPPVAAPGPAAWGGIGAASDEYRRVALQGRYRDAPETLVMAVTERGPGFWVLAPLLSDSGFTVMVNRGFVPEAERAPALRREVAGEPARVVGLMRLSEPGGGFLRANDPAGGRWYSRDVAAIAAAHGLGTVAPYFIDADAATEPGPLPQGGMTQVAFRNAHLVYALTWFCLALMSAGAALFLIRREPGAD; this is translated from the coding sequence GTGAGCGGGCTCTGTCTCTGCGCGGCGCTGTTTGCCGGGCTCGGCCTCTGGCAGCTCGAACGGCGAAGCTGGAAGCTCGACCTGATCGCCCGTGTCGAGGCGCGCATCCATGCCCCGCCCGTCGCCGCGCCCGGGCCAGCCGCCTGGGGCGGGATTGGCGCAGCCTCCGACGAATACCGCCGCGTCGCCCTGCAAGGCCGCTATCGCGATGCACCCGAGACGCTGGTGATGGCGGTGACCGAACGCGGACCGGGTTTCTGGGTGCTCGCGCCGTTGCTGAGCGATTCAGGCTTCACCGTCATGGTCAATCGCGGCTTCGTGCCGGAGGCCGAGCGTGCGCCCGCGCTGCGGCGCGAGGTTGCCGGCGAGCCGGCGCGGGTGGTCGGGCTCATGCGGTTGAGCGAGCCCGGCGGCGGCTTCCTGCGCGCCAACGATCCGGCCGGCGGGCGCTGGTATTCGCGCGACGTCGCGGCAATCGCCGCCGCGCATGGGCTCGGCACGGTCGCGCCCTATTTCATCGATGCCGATGCGGCGACGGAACCCGGCCCGCTGCCGCAGGGCGGCATGACGCAGGTCGCTTTCCGCAACGCGCATCTGGTCTACGCGCTGACCTGGTTCTGCCTCGCACTGATGAGCGCAGGCGCCGCGCTCTTCCTGATCCGCCGGGAGCCCGGCGCCGACTGA
- the cyoD gene encoding cytochrome o ubiquinol oxidase subunit IV codes for MSENGNHTDQLPHGSLGGYVTGFLLSVVLTAIPFWLVMNDVLGSATLTAFAIMAFAAVQIVVHMVFFLHVNGRSEGGWNLMGLIFTLVVVGIVLAGSLWVMYHLNANMMPEMHRM; via the coding sequence ATGAGCGAGAACGGGAACCACACCGATCAGCTCCCGCATGGCAGCCTCGGTGGCTACGTCACCGGCTTCCTGCTCTCGGTCGTGCTGACCGCGATCCCGTTCTGGCTGGTCATGAACGACGTGCTCGGCAGCGCGACGCTGACCGCGTTTGCGATCATGGCTTTCGCGGCCGTGCAGATCGTCGTCCACATGGTATTTTTCCTGCATGTGAACGGCCGCTCCGAGGGCGGCTGGAACCTGATGGGGCTGATCTTCACCCTCGTCGTCGTGGGGATCGTGCTCGCCGGCTCGCTATGGGTGATGTACCACCTCAACGCCAATATGATGCCGGAGATGCACCGGATGTGA
- the cyoC gene encoding cytochrome o ubiquinol oxidase subunit III gives MARAKAQAASVPAFYVTQEEHAHSGGATMLGFWLYLMSDCLVFAVLFATFGVLGRNYAAGPSGADLFDLRLVAVNTAMLLFSSITYGFAMLAMDKGRQAAMQGWLIVTGLFGLAFLAIELYEFAHLIGEGATPMRSAFLSAFFTLVGTHGLHVTFGLIWLTVLMVQVSQRGLIAANRRRLLCLSLFWHFLDVIWIGVFTFVYLMGVLK, from the coding sequence ATGGCGAGGGCGAAAGCACAAGCCGCAAGCGTTCCGGCGTTCTACGTCACGCAAGAAGAGCACGCCCATTCCGGCGGCGCCACCATGCTCGGCTTCTGGCTCTATCTGATGAGCGACTGCCTGGTCTTCGCGGTCCTCTTCGCGACCTTCGGCGTGCTCGGGCGCAATTACGCGGCCGGGCCGTCCGGCGCCGACCTGTTCGACCTCAGGCTGGTGGCGGTCAACACCGCCATGCTGCTGTTCTCCTCGATCACCTATGGCTTCGCCATGCTGGCGATGGACAAGGGCCGGCAGGCGGCGATGCAGGGCTGGCTGATCGTCACCGGCCTCTTCGGCCTCGCCTTCCTGGCGATCGAGCTCTACGAGTTCGCGCATCTGATCGGCGAGGGCGCGACGCCGATGCGCAGCGCCTTCCTGTCCGCCTTCTTCACGCTGGTCGGCACGCATGGGCTGCACGTCACCTTCGGCCTGATCTGGCTCACCGTGCTGATGGTGCAGGTCTCGCAGCGCGGGCTGATCGCGGCGAACCGCCGGCGCCTGCTGTGCCTGAGCCTGTTCTGGCACTTCCTCGACGTCATCTGGATCGGCGTCTTCACCTTCGTCTACCTGATGGGCGTGCTGAAATGA
- the cyoB gene encoding cytochrome o ubiquinol oxidase subunit I has protein sequence MTSYPDWWKLLFGRFTLEAIPYHEPILIGTFAVVVLGGLALVALVSRYRLWGYLWREWFTSVDHKKIGIMYMILGVIMLLRGFADALMMRGQQAIAFAGSDGYLPPHHYDQIFTAHGVIMIFFVAMPFVTGLMNYVVPLQIGARDVAFPFLNNFSFWMTVGGAVLVMASLFVGEFARTGWLAYPPLSGAAFSPGVGMDYYLWALQIAGVGTTLSGVNLIATIVKMRAPGMDLMKMPVFTWTALCTNILIVATFPILAATLALLTLDRYVGTNFFTADLGGNPMMYVNLIWIWGHPEVYILILPIFGVYSEVAATFCGKRLFGYASMVYATVVITILSYLVWLHHFFTMGSGASVNSFFGITTMIISIPTGAKIFNWLFTMYRGRIRFELPMMWLVAFMLTFVIGGMTGVMLAVPPADFVLHNSLFLVAHFHNVIIGGVVFGVFAAIAHWFPKAFGFRLDRFWGVLSFWFWVIGFYVAFMPLYVLGLMGVTRRLSRFEDPSLQIWLVIAAFGAVLIALGILCFIIQIGVSILRREELRDVTGDPWQGRTLEWSTSSPPPAYNFAFTPITHELDAWDDMKKRGYRRPLGGFRPIHMPRNTGAGVVIAGLATLSGFALIWYVWWLAAASFVGVVAAAILHSFDYDRDFHIPVDAILREEEARSRQLGRA, from the coding sequence ATGACCTCCTATCCCGACTGGTGGAAGCTCTTGTTCGGGCGCTTCACGCTCGAGGCGATCCCCTATCACGAGCCGATCCTGATCGGGACCTTCGCGGTTGTCGTCCTCGGCGGGCTCGCGCTCGTCGCGCTCGTCAGCCGCTACCGGCTCTGGGGCTATCTCTGGCGGGAATGGTTCACCAGCGTCGACCACAAGAAGATCGGGATCATGTACATGATCCTCGGCGTGATCATGCTGCTGCGCGGCTTCGCCGACGCGCTGATGATGCGCGGCCAGCAGGCGATCGCCTTTGCCGGCAGCGATGGCTACCTGCCGCCGCATCATTACGACCAGATCTTCACCGCCCACGGCGTGATCATGATCTTCTTCGTGGCGATGCCCTTCGTCACCGGGCTGATGAACTATGTCGTGCCGCTCCAGATCGGCGCGCGCGACGTCGCCTTCCCCTTCCTCAACAACTTCTCGTTCTGGATGACTGTGGGCGGCGCCGTGCTGGTGATGGCCTCGCTCTTTGTCGGCGAATTCGCCAGGACGGGCTGGCTCGCCTATCCGCCGCTGTCGGGGGCCGCCTTCTCGCCCGGGGTGGGCATGGACTATTATCTCTGGGCGCTGCAGATCGCCGGCGTCGGCACGACCTTGTCCGGCGTCAACCTGATCGCGACCATCGTCAAGATGCGTGCGCCCGGCATGGACTTGATGAAGATGCCGGTCTTCACCTGGACGGCTTTGTGCACCAACATCCTGATCGTCGCGACCTTCCCGATCCTGGCGGCGACGCTCGCGCTTTTGACGCTCGACCGCTATGTCGGCACCAATTTCTTCACGGCCGATCTCGGCGGCAACCCGATGATGTACGTGAACCTGATCTGGATCTGGGGCCACCCGGAGGTCTACATCCTGATCCTGCCGATCTTCGGCGTCTATTCCGAGGTCGCCGCGACCTTCTGCGGCAAGCGCCTCTTCGGCTATGCATCGATGGTCTATGCGACGGTGGTGATCACCATCCTGTCCTATCTCGTCTGGCTGCACCATTTCTTCACGATGGGCTCGGGCGCCAGCGTGAACTCCTTCTTCGGCATCACGACGATGATCATCTCGATCCCGACGGGTGCGAAGATCTTCAACTGGCTGTTCACGATGTATCGCGGCCGCATCCGCTTCGAGCTGCCGATGATGTGGCTCGTCGCCTTCATGCTGACCTTCGTCATCGGCGGCATGACCGGGGTGATGCTGGCGGTGCCGCCGGCCGATTTCGTGCTGCACAACAGCCTGTTCCTGGTCGCCCATTTCCACAACGTCATCATCGGCGGCGTGGTCTTCGGCGTCTTCGCGGCGATCGCCCACTGGTTCCCGAAAGCCTTCGGCTTCAGGCTCGACCGCTTCTGGGGCGTGCTCTCCTTCTGGTTCTGGGTGATCGGCTTCTACGTCGCCTTCATGCCGCTCTATGTGCTGGGCCTGATGGGCGTGACGCGGCGCTTGAGCCGCTTCGAGGACCCCTCGCTGCAGATCTGGCTCGTGATCGCGGCGTTTGGCGCGGTGCTGATCGCGCTCGGCATCCTTTGCTTCATCATCCAGATCGGCGTCAGCATCCTGCGCCGCGAGGAATTGCGCGATGTGACCGGCGACCCCTGGCAGGGGCGCACGCTGGAATGGTCGACCTCCTCGCCGCCGCCGGCCTATAATTTCGCCTTCACCCCGATCACGCATGAGCTCGACGCCTGGGACGACATGAAGAAGCGCGGCTACAGGCGCCCGCTCGGCGGTTTCCGGCCGATCCACATGCCGAGGAACACCGGCGCGGGCGTGGTCATCGCAGGCCTTGCGACGCTTAGCGGCTTCGCGCTGATCTGGTATGTCTGGTGGCTCGCGGCGGCGAGCTTCGTCGGCGTCGTCGCCGCCGCGATCCTCCACAGCTTCGACTACGACCGCGACTTCCACATCCCCGTTGACGCGATCCTGCGGGAAGAGGAAGCCCGCAGCCGGCAACTCGGGCGGGCCTGA
- a CDS encoding MFS transporter — MSADAANRSSSHPADAHGRDHVSPADIALGVIIGRTSEYFDFFVFGLGCVLVFPELVFPFAERLTGTLYAFGIFALAFVTRPIGSVLFFALDRRYGRVSKLTVALFLLGGSTAAIAFLPGYATIGVWSIVILAGFRLLQGIALGGAWDGLSSLLALNAPPERRGWYAMLPQLGAPFGFILAAGLFAYFEGALSKQDFLGWGWRYPFFVALTINVVALFARLRMVATHEFAALMETRELMPVPLAELVRAHGATLVIGAFVPLASFALFHLVTIFPVSWINLFTDRSVSEFLLVQGAGGVVCAGAIVTSGLIADQIGRRNTLLLAGGMIALFSLSSIVAPLLFGDSLAGQTIYVIIGFGLLGLSYGQTAGAVASSFRPPYRYTGAALTSDLAWLIGAGFAPLVALTLSSRFGLAWVGLYLLSGALGTLAALWIDRRLEGRYG; from the coding sequence ATGAGCGCTGACGCGGCGAACCGTTCATCGAGCCATCCGGCGGATGCGCATGGCCGCGACCATGTCTCGCCGGCGGATATCGCGCTCGGCGTCATCATCGGGCGAACCTCCGAATATTTCGACTTCTTCGTCTTCGGCCTCGGCTGCGTGCTGGTCTTCCCGGAGCTCGTCTTTCCCTTCGCCGAGCGCCTCACCGGCACGCTCTACGCCTTCGGCATCTTCGCGCTCGCCTTCGTCACCCGCCCGATCGGCTCGGTCCTGTTCTTCGCCCTCGACCGCCGCTATGGCCGCGTGAGCAAGCTCACGGTCGCGCTCTTCCTGCTCGGCGGCTCGACGGCGGCGATCGCCTTCCTGCCGGGCTACGCGACGATCGGCGTCTGGTCGATCGTCATCCTCGCGGGCTTTCGCCTGCTGCAGGGCATCGCGCTCGGCGGCGCCTGGGACGGGCTGTCCTCGCTGCTCGCCCTGAACGCGCCGCCGGAACGCCGCGGCTGGTATGCGATGCTGCCGCAGCTCGGCGCCCCCTTCGGCTTCATCCTGGCGGCCGGGCTCTTCGCCTATTTCGAGGGCGCGCTGTCGAAGCAGGATTTCCTCGGCTGGGGCTGGCGCTATCCCTTCTTCGTCGCGCTGACGATCAACGTCGTCGCGCTCTTCGCCCGGCTGCGCATGGTCGCGACCCATGAATTCGCCGCGCTGATGGAGACGCGCGAGCTGATGCCGGTCCCGCTCGCCGAGCTCGTGCGCGCGCACGGCGCGACCCTCGTCATCGGCGCCTTCGTGCCGCTGGCGAGCTTCGCGCTGTTCCACCTCGTCACCATCTTCCCGGTGAGCTGGATCAACCTGTTCACCGACCGCTCGGTCTCCGAGTTCCTGCTGGTGCAGGGCGCCGGCGGGGTGGTCTGCGCCGGCGCGATCGTGACCTCCGGCCTGATCGCCGACCAGATCGGGCGGCGCAACACGCTGCTGCTCGCCGGCGGGATGATCGCCCTGTTCAGCCTGTCGAGCATCGTCGCCCCGCTCCTCTTCGGCGACAGCCTGGCCGGGCAGACGATCTATGTGATCATCGGCTTTGGCCTGCTCGGCCTCTCCTACGGCCAGACGGCGGGCGCGGTCGCATCGAGCTTTCGGCCGCCATACCGCTACACCGGCGCCGCGCTCACCTCCGACCTCGCCTGGCTGATCGGGGCGGGCTTCGCGCCGCTGGTCGCGCTGACGCTGTCGAGCCGCTTCGGGCTCGCCTGGGTCGGGCTTTATCTGCTCTCCGGCGCGCTTGGCACGCTCGCGGCCCTGTGGATCGACCGGCGGCTGGAAGGCCGCTACGGCTGA